The sequence CGCCGTTCAGCCGCCGATAACCGGCCGATTTGTAATTTTTGTGTTGGTTATATCGAGGAGCCCGCCCAGGAGTGTAAGGCCTGAATACGGAGATGTGCCAGCCTTGAGCGGATTTCGAAGCGAAATTTCCGACGCGGACATCCCTGGCGGACCACTTCGCCACCCTGAGCACCCGCACAGACGTCTCGTAAAGCCTGGCACACTGCCCGGTTTGCAGGCCCGACGTTTCCTTCGAAGGCTCGAAGCGGCCGATCGACCACCTACTCAAGCGAACCGGAGGACTTCGGGCCCACTCTGCTTCAGGAGGGATCCAAATGAGGCGTGCGGAACGGTCGCAGTGAAGGCCGGTCAAATAAAGACGCTAGCCCACGACCCGTCGGCGAAGTCGGCCGTTTTGCGGAAACAGGACCATCACAATCAAAAGAAGGGGAGGGTCCAAACGACAGGTACCAAATTCCTTTCGCAGCTATACTTTCGATTGGTAAGAGACAATGAGATAAACTAATAGACCCTAACATTGGTAGGCGATGAACGACAGGCCAACTCCCGAAGAAATCACGGGAACACGACGTCACACGAGATCGGTTTCGGTCGGTAAAGCCCCAGGCTATCGCATCGTGCGCGATCGCCCGAGGGACCTCCCGACTTCATTCGAAGGGGGCCAGTACCATGGATAGATTTGCCAAACGAGCCGGTTTGATCGCCATCCTCCTTGGAGGGATTGCGGTCATTACGCCCGCGTTCTTCTCCGGGACATCCACGATGGGCGTGGGGGGCTATGGCGGCATGATGGGTTCATATGGTAGTATGATGGGCGGCTATGGTGGTGCCGGAGGGGTCGGCACCGCAGGCCCACTCGTCTGGCTCGTCCCCCAATTGGGGATGTTGCTCCTCCTGGTCGGTGGTGGGTACCTCCTCTATCGTCTCCTCGAAACAGATGCCTCCGGCCAGAAACAGGGGAGTTCGAATGTGTCCCGTGAACTACGCCTCGCGTACGCCCGTGGGGAGTTATCGGACGAGGAGTTCGAAAAGCGGCGCGGGCGACTCCGACAGGAAGGCGACCAGTGAACGGCACTTTTCTTGGAAAGCCAGTAGCTATCACGGCCGTCGAAACGAACCAGATCAGCCCGCTAACGGTCGAGACAACAAACACCCGTCGTCGAAATTCGTCCCCAGATAGGACGCTGTGAAAATGGTGCTACTCCGTTGGGGGGTAGTGAAATCTGTCAGTACTTCCCCATCGGGAGTTCTCCAGGCGAACCAATTGCTCACAACCGTTTCCACCGAATGATGGCAGGAAATCCCCCGCCAACAGGGTATTGGGAACTGATATAGAGATGAGAGGCGATCGTCCTGTTTTTTCGTCTCCGAAGAAGTCCCCGCATCAATTGCCTTGAATGGCGTCGATCACCATCGCAGCGGCCAGAACGACCTCTTTGGGAACCGAACTGGCATCATCGATCGAAATATCGTATCGGTCCCGGGCGGAGAATTGACCGTCGATCGAACCGACGTGGTTTCCGCCCGAGTCGCTGATTTCGTATTTGTGCGGAATCCATTCCCCGAAAGGCAACCGGTGACGGGCCAACGTAACGAGTGCGCCCCGCGACTCGATGTCGGCGATCACTGACCGATCGTCGGGATCCCTAATCCGCCAGACGTCCTGGAAAAAGGAGAGATCATTATCCAAGATGGCGACCTCGTCTCCGGTCTGACTATCGATCAGTGAGTAGTCGCCTGCGATATCGATGATTCCGCTTGCTTTCACGGTGAAGACGTCGTTCCCATCGGCATCGACAAATGGGAATTCCTCCCGCGCTTTGAAAAGCCCCTGTTTCCCCTTGAGAACCAGTTCTCCAGCGGAATTCATCGCTTTGTACTTGTTTCTGACCAAGCTCTGTTCGACGGTATACTCGGTATCCGTCAGGTCGAGTCCCGAGATTTCGGGTGTTTCTGCCTGTGTCATGATTGTGTCGGTGTGAGTTGAAATGAAATCCTCGTGTTCTTGACTAAATTATTCGTTTGTCCACGTCGCACGCACATCGACACCTTGCCGATCCAGTCTGATCTCGATTGCAGAATCATCCGATAAGTCTTCCTGGACTGCGTACGCAATCCATCCTTCTTCGACGGCTCCAGCGACGAGTTCGCTTGGCGGGTACCAGTACCCGTCTTGCTGGACGGTACCACCCTTGTGCATTTCCATCCGTGCATCGTCAATGTCGCTTGGCCCGTCACCGATTGCGTATATAGTTCCCTGTCCAACGCCTTCTCCTAACGCACGTGGTTGGTTTTGCTTGAGTTGAGTGCCCTGCCCCACGATCCCACCAAATTCCGTTTTCCCTGGGAGAGCGACTTTTCCTTCTTGCTTCGTGTTTTCTGCGACTATGTTGATCTTGACCCACTTTCCGTCCCTCACACTGACGGGGAACGTCCCCGTTTCCGCGTCGTTCATGTTCCCCCCGTAATTGAGTTCGAACTCTAAAGAGTCGTGAATTTCAGCGCCGACAGTCATATCTAATCCGTCGTAGTAGGAAATGGTTTCATCGAGTGAGGCCGTTGGTGCTTGGACTGAGAGTTCCCATTGGTCGGCCACTTCTTCGGTTTGCATTTTCATCAGTGCAATTGTCAACCCACCCGTGGATGGGGGTCTAGTTTCGATTGTCTTCGTTGCGGTTTCTCCGGCATCGAGATTCCACACCATCTCACTGCCACCGAGAACCCCGGCCCATTGTGAGTTACCTTCCGCTCGGTACACTAATGCGGTCATCAGCTGAGTTACTGATTCGTCACCGGCTTGGACGGTAACATCGACTGAGTAGTCGTCTCCCCAGTCGATTTCGGTCGCCGACGGTTCGACAGAAAAGCTAGCCTCCCCGCCAGCGGACTGCTCGGCTGGTTCCGATGTCTCTTGTCCCTCGGGTTCCGCAGTCGTCGAATCCTCCCCGTCACCACCTGAACATCCAGCGACGGAACCCAATACGATCGTCGCGCCAGTCGCTAACAGTTTTCTCCGCCTCATGTTTACTAATTTGTATAGTACCTAATAAAACATGTCACTTATCCCATCAACTTAAAAGGAGTTACATTGTGGAACACGTTCAGCGGTTCTTCGTCTCGGTGCAAGAGATGGAAACAGCAGACGCAATGGTGGAACGTGATGCGCTGTTGTTCCGGGACCCATGTGCACCATTCCGGCGACGCTCCTTTGTCGACTGCGGACACCCCCGAAGACATGCCAGCCGTCCGAGCGCTCGCGACGGACGCGGTGATCCTCGTGGAAGGCGAGGTCGTCCTTCTCGAACGGGACCACCCACCACACGAGGGGGCGTGGGTGCTCCCCGGAGGTCTCGTCGAACGCGACGAAACCGCCCAGGAAGCCTGCGAGCGGGAGGTTCGAGAGGAGGTCGGAATGAACGTCGCCGCCGAGACGTTCGTTGGCCTATTCGACGACCCGGATCGGGACGAACGCGGAAACGTGAGCGCGGCGTACCGCTGTCGACCCATTGGGGACGCCACCCCGACGCCCCGCGAGGAAGCCGCCCAGGTGGACCTGTTCGACCCGGACGAATTGCCACGACTGGGGTTCGACCACGAACAAATCGTCGCTGGGGCAGTGAAGACCAACAGCCAGACGTAAGATCCGGTCGCCCGTTTCGATAGGCATGCCTTCGGCAGTCGTCACGGGATCGTCTCGAGGAATCGGTCGAGCCATCGCCCGCCGGTTTGCCGCGGACGGGTACGACGTGGCGGTGAACTATCACACGAACGAAGACGCGGCGACGTCCGTCGCCACCGCCGTCGAGGAGCGGGGCCAGGACGCAGTCGTCGTCGGCGCCGACGTCTCCGATCCGGACGCGGCCACGCGACTCGTCACGACCGCCGCGAACGCGTTCGATGGCGTCGACCACGTCGTGAACAATGCAGGGATCGACCAGCACGTCTACACGGACGCACTTGACCCGGCGGACTTCGACCGGATCATGGACGTCAACGTGAACTCGGCATTCAACGTCACCAAATCCGCCCTCCCGTACCTGCGGGACTCCAGTGATCACCCCTCCGTGACGAACGTTTCCTCGATTCTCGCTCACGTCGGTGCATCGATCGAGGTTCACTACGCCAGTTCGAAGGGAGCGCTCCTCTCGCTCACGCGGAGCCACGCTCGTGATTTCGCCCCCACGATCAGGGTGAACGCCGTCGCGCCGGGCCACGTCGAGACCGACATGACCGGGGATCGGTCCCCTGCGGAGGAGGCCAAGCAACTCGCGGACATCCCCGTCGGCCGATTCGGGCAACCGGCGGACATCGCGGAGGCGGTGGCCTACCTCCGGGATGCCACGTTCGTCACTGGCGAGACCCTGAACGTCAACGGTGGGGAGGACATGCGCTAAGCCCGTTTTCAATCCCCCACCCCGAAGCGGGTTCGGGTAACATCAGCATGGGTGGGTTTGCCATTGTCATCGCTTCGACAGGGGGGTACTCACGCGGTCGCACCATCCCCTCGTGGTTTCGTGACGGACGGAAGGGGTCCACGGGTTTCTGCTCTCGCCGAAAAGTCAATACCACATCACGTAGAACGATGGGTATGGACGAAACGATGTGGCCGGAACTCGAGGGCTCTGAACTCAGCTTCAGCGACAATTCGTGGGAGCTTACTGGAACGATCGAGGTGCGCAACGACGGTCGGCGGCTCGCCGCCGAGGCCGTTATCGCGGACGACAATCGCCACGAGACGGGGACGCTCGTTTTCACTCGGGGAGCGAAGCCACCGTCGCTCAACCCAGGGAATCTGGGCGGCCACTTCGACCGGATCGAACGGACGAAGCGAAATCAGTTCATCGTCGTCAAAAAGACGGGTCGAAACTACCGATACAGGCTGGCCCGCGTCGAACGGTCGTAGCCCTGGGCGGTGGTGCAGGGCGGATCGGACAGCCAGGGGAGACGGTTTCGTTCGTCACTCGCCGCCGGTGACGGTGACCGGGATGGTGGCGTTCAGGATGACGGTCTGCGTCACGCTACCGAGAATCGCTTTCTCCGTCGGACTACGCTTGCGGCCCCCGAGGACCACCTCGTCGAAG is a genomic window of Halanaeroarchaeum sulfurireducens containing:
- a CDS encoding SHOCT domain-containing protein, with amino-acid sequence MDRFAKRAGLIAILLGGIAVITPAFFSGTSTMGVGGYGGMMGSYGSMMGGYGGAGGVGTAGPLVWLVPQLGMLLLLVGGGYLLYRLLETDASGQKQGSSNVSRELRLAYARGELSDEEFEKRRGRLRQEGDQ
- a CDS encoding LURP-one-related/scramblase family protein, with protein sequence MTQAETPEISGLDLTDTEYTVEQSLVRNKYKAMNSAGELVLKGKQGLFKAREEFPFVDADGNDVFTVKASGIIDIAGDYSLIDSQTGDEVAILDNDLSFFQDVWRIRDPDDRSVIADIESRGALVTLARHRLPFGEWIPHKYEISDSGGNHVGSIDGQFSARDRYDISIDDASSVPKEVVLAAAMVIDAIQGN
- a CDS encoding NUDIX domain-containing protein, whose protein sequence is MPAVRALATDAVILVEGEVVLLERDHPPHEGAWVLPGGLVERDETAQEACEREVREEVGMNVAAETFVGLFDDPDRDERGNVSAAYRCRPIGDATPTPREEAAQVDLFDPDELPRLGFDHEQIVAGAVKTNSQT
- a CDS encoding SDR family NAD(P)-dependent oxidoreductase, which gives rise to MPSAVVTGSSRGIGRAIARRFAADGYDVAVNYHTNEDAATSVATAVEERGQDAVVVGADVSDPDAATRLVTTAANAFDGVDHVVNNAGIDQHVYTDALDPADFDRIMDVNVNSAFNVTKSALPYLRDSSDHPSVTNVSSILAHVGASIEVHYASSKGALLSLTRSHARDFAPTIRVNAVAPGHVETDMTGDRSPAEEAKQLADIPVGRFGQPADIAEAVAYLRDATFVTGETLNVNGGEDMR